In Nocardioides sp. W7, the genomic stretch AGTCGGAGTTCTACTTCTGCGAGGCCTACTGGCCCGACTTCCGTCGGGTCGACTTCCTCCGCGCCATCCGCGCCTACGCCCTGCGCGAGCGCCGCTTCGGCTCCTGAGTCACATGCGTCCCAGCGGCCACTCTGGTTGCTGTAACGCGATGTTCGCCGCACTACCCGCACGCTGCGGCGTGCAGCCAGTGCGGCGAACATCGCGTTACAGCTGGTCCCGCCGGCCCGCCGCCCACCTCGGAACGCGTGTTACGGCTGGGTGACGTTCATCTACAGGTTGCGGCGTGTTGCCGCGAATCGCGCGGGTCGCGGCGTACGTTCCGAGCATCGGCGAGTGGGGAAGCTCGCCGTACCGGGAGGCCCGATCGTGAGCATTCACGACTGCGACGTACGACGGCTCGTCCGTGGTGCGCTGGGAGGCGGGCACTCCCGTCTTCGGTTGCTGCACCGGTCCGCCAGCAGCAACTAGGACCGGGGCGAAGAGTGCGCGCGTCGGCCCGTCAGGGGTGAACCGTGCCGTCGCAGACCAAGAAGAACCAGCGTTCTGCTCCCGCTCCCGCCACCGGTGCCCGCACCTACGTGCTCGACACCAGCGTGCTGCTCGCCGATCCCGGTGCGCTCAAGCGCTTCGCCGAGCACGAGGTGGTGCTGCCCGTCGTGGTGATCACCGAGCTGGAGGGGAAACGTCACCACCCCGAGCTCGGGTTCTTCGCGCGGGCCGCGCTGCGGATGCTCGACGAGCTGCGGATCATCCACGGCCGGCTCGACGAGCCGGTCCCGGTCGGCGAGGAGGGCGGCTCGGTCCGCGTCGAGCTCAACCACACCGACCCTGCCGCGCTGCCTTCGGGCTTCCGGCTCGGCGACAACGACACCCGGATCCTCGCGGTCGCCAAGAACCTCGCCGACGAGGGAGCCGCCGTCACCCTGGTCTCGAAGGACCTGCCGCTGCGGATCAAGGCCTCCGCCGTCGGCCTGGACGCCGAGGAGTACCGCGGCGAGGCGATCAGCGAGTCCGACACCGGCTACTCCGGGATGGCGGAGCTGGACGTGGAGGCCGCCGAGCTCGACGAGCTGTACGACGACGGCGTGCTCGACCTGCAGGTGGCTCGCGACCTGCCCTGCCACCAGGGCCTGGTGCTGCTCTCCGACCGTGGGACCGCGCTCGGCCGGGTCGGTGCCGACAAGCAGGTGCACCTGGTGCGCGGTGACCGGGAGGCCTTCGGGCTGCACGGCCGGTCGGCCGAGCAGCGGATCGCGCTGGAGATGCTCCTCGACCCCGAGGTCGGCATCGTCTCCCTCGGCGGGCGCGCCGGCACGGGCAAGTCCGCGCTGGCGCTCTGCGCCGGCCTGGAGGCGGTCATGGAGCGTCGCCAGCACAAGAAGGTCGTCGTGTTCCGCCCGCTGTTCGCGGTCGGGGGACAGGAGCTGGGCTACCTGCCCGGCTCGGAGTCGGAGAAGATGTCGCCCTGGGGCCAGGCCGTCTTCGACACCCTCGGCGCGATGACCTCGCGCGACGTGATCGACGAGATCCTGGACCGGGGGATGCTCGAGGTGCTGCCGCTGACGCACATCCGCGGCCGCTCGCTCCAGGACGCGTTCGTCATCGTCGACGAGGCCCAGTCGCTGGAGCGCAACGTGCTGCTCACGGTGCTCTCGCGGATCGGCGCCAACTCCAAGGTGGTGCTCACCCACGACGTCGCGCAGCGCGACAACCTCCGGGTGGGCCGGCACGACGGCGTGGTTGCGGTCATCGACAAGCTCAAGGGACACCCGCTCTTCGCCCACGTCACGCTGACCCGCTCGGAGCGCTCGCCGATCGCGGCGCTGGTGACCGAGATGCTGGAGAACGTCACGCTGTGAGCCCGGTCCCCTGAACCCGTGGCCGGAGGGCCTCCTGGGTCCGCTGTGACTCGTGAGGCACTCCGGTCGCGGGTGAAGGTCAACAAGCTGTCCGCACACCGGGTGTTCGGTTTGCGACCACCCTGCTCGTCGGGCAGGGTGGCCGGGACCCACGCCCCCTACCCGTGAGCCAATCCCCTGTGTCGAAGCACCTGAAGCATGTCCCGAAGCACCGCGGTGCCCCGACTCGACCGGTGACGGCGGACGCGCCCAAGAAGGCGATCCGTACGACGCTGGTGATGTCCTCGCTGGCCGTCGCGGCGACCGGCGCGACCGTCTCCGCGGGCCTGCTCGGCTCGGCTCCGGCCAGCGTGACCATCGCCGCTGCCGACCTGGGGTCGACGACCGTCCCGCACCTGGCGTCGTCCGGCGCCGGCGCCTCCGCGGCGACTGACGCCGGTGACGCCGCCGAGACCGGTGCGGCGGCCTCGGCCGCTGAGTCGGCCCCGGCCGCCGAGGCTCCCGCGCGTACGCCGGTGCTCTCGCGCTCGGACCGTCGCGAAGCCGCCGACCCGGCCAAGGTCGCGGCCCTCTCGCAGGACGAGGGCGGCGCGATGAGCGTCACCGAGTCGCTCTCCGACGACAACCCGCGCGACATCGCCCGGGCGCTGCTCGGCGAGTTCGGCTTCTCGGGCGACCAGTTCAGCTGCCTCGACTCGCTGTGGACGCGCGAGTCCAACTGGACCTGGAACGCCGACAACCCGAGCTCCTCGGCGTACGGCATCCCCCAGGCGCTGCCCGGCTCCAAGATGTCGAGCGCCGGCGCCGACTGGGAGACCAACCCGGCCACCCAGATCCGCTGGGGCCTCGGCTACATCGACGATCGCTACGGCTCGCCCTGCGGCGCCTGGGGACACAGCCAGTCGCACGGTTGGTACTGAGCGCGGCCGACGGACCCGCTCGTCCGTTCCTGGACGTGTGACCACTGCCTTCTCGGCAGTCCACGATCACGGCTTCTCGGACCCGTCCTGGTCGCCGACGCGGCGCCCGCGACAGCGCAGCTCGCTTCGCCGCTGCGCTCGCGGCGTAGAGCCCGACGAGCTCCTCGCCCACGCCGTGCGCGGCGGATCGGCGGCGAACCCGAACTGCCTGTAGAGGTCGTTGCTGGAGGCGAAGAACAGTTCGCCCATGGTCAATATGCAGGGTCGTCTGTTAGCAGGTCGGCGAAGAGCTGTTCGAGTAGACCCAGGTCGGAGTCGACCTCCTTTCGAGCCTGATGGCACGCCTCGTGCAGCCGCTTCATGTCGATGGTGTCCCATGCAAGGCCGCGCCCGGAGCAGGCGAGGAGTTGATCAAAGAACTCCCGTTGAGTGCGTCCGTTGCCCTCGCGGAACGGATGTGCGTAGTTCGCGTAGTCGTACAGGTACGCAATCTCGGCTGCCAAGCCTGCCTCGGTGACGTCGGCAAGTCGGTTCGATTCAGCGATCCGCTGGGCGAAGTGCGACAGGGGCTGCATGATGTTGGACGGCGGCACGAACGACTCGCCGTTCCTGGATATCCCGACTTTTCGCAGTTGCCCTGCCCATTCGTATACATCCTGAAAGAGCTGTCGGTGCAGTCCGCACAGATGAGCCGCATCGAATGTCTGTCGAACGATGAGCGGACTAGCGCGCAGTTCCGCGACGCGTGCCTCGAGTAGGTCGTTTTCAGCATCGCGTAACTCCGCCGACGTGGTGAGACCTAGTTTGTTCGCCAGCACACTTGTGCCAGGGATCAAGTATGCGTCCCAATCGGCTTCGTGCTGGTCGATCAGCGCAGTCCGTATCGAGCTCGGACGCGGCTCCCCAACTGCTCCACGTCAATCTCGCCTCGCACATACGCGTCCTGGTCGGCGCGGGTGGCGTCGGTGCTTCGCGATCCCTCGAGTTGGTTGGTCTGCCGGGCGGCGCGGATCGCTCGTTCCCTGCGCTCCTGCTCGACTTGTGACCTGTGCTGGGGCATCCCATCCTCCGTCTCTTCCTCGATGCTATCCGCGGTCGGCGACAGTTGACGCCGGACACGGCGTTCACTCCGCCGGTTCGTTGCAGAGGGGCAGTTGGACGTCAGCGGGAACTACCGCCAGCTCACCGGCCTCTCCCACCCAGGAGGAACTCGCATGACAACGCTGCCATCAAGGACAGCGACGCCACTAAGGCGAATCATTGCCGGGAAGCAGCACCGACATCGTCGTCCGGATGGGCAAAACGACCTCTCGGACCTCAAGATTCGGTTCGCAACCGAAGCTAGCCCAGATTGCCGCTCAGCCGCGCGTGCATGGCCGCGCTCGCGGCGTTGAGCCCGACGATCTCCAGGCTCACCCCGCGCGCGGCGTACTTCGTCTCGACCGCGTCCAGCGCGGCGACCGTCGAGGCGTCCCAGACGTGGGAGTCGCTGAGGTCGACGACGACGCGCGGCGGATCGGCGGCGTACTCGAACTGCGTGTAGAGGTCGTTGCTGGAGGCGAAGAACAGCTCGCCCGTGACGCGGTACGTCGCGGTACGGCCGTCGGGTGACAGCTCGCGGGTGACCTCGGCCAGGTGCGCGACCCGGCGGGCGAAGAGCATCATCGCGACGAGCACGCCGGCGACCACGCCGATCGCGAGGTTCTCGGTGGCGACGACGACGGCGACGGTCACGATCATCACCGCGGTCTCGCTGCGGGGCATCCGGCGCAGCGTCGCGGGCCGGACGCTGTGCCAGTCGAAGGTGGTCACGGCGACCACGACCATCACGCAGGCCAGCGCCACCATCGGGATCCGCCCGACCGTCTCGCCTAGCCCGACGACCAGGACCAGCAGCCAGACCCCGGTCATGAACGCCGAGACCCGGGTGCGGGCGCCGGCCTCCTTGACGTTGACCATCGTCTGGCCGATCATCGCGCAGCCGCCCATGCCGCCGAAGAAGCCGGTGACCAGGTTGGCGCCGCCCTGGCCGAGGGCCTCGCGGGTCTTGCTGGAGCGGGTGTCGGTGAGGTCGTCGACCAGCTTGGCGGTCATCAGCGACTCCATCAGCCCCACCAGCGCCATCGCGAGGGCGTACGGCGCGATGACGCCCATCGTGTCGCCGGTCATCGGGACGTCCGGCCAGACCAGGCCCGGGAGGCTGCTGGGCAGCTCGCCCTCCCCGGAGAGCAGGGGTACGTCGAGGCCCCCGGCCGCCACCAGCACCGCCAGCAGCAGCACCGCGACGAGCGGGGCGGGCACCACCCGGGTGAGCCGGGGGAGCAGCACCAGCACCAGGATCGCCAGCACGGCGAGTGCGTAGACCGCCCCGCCGTCGCCGACGAGGTGCGGCACCTGGGCGGCGAAGATCAGGATGCAGAGCGCGTTGACGAAGCCGACCATCACCGAGCGCGGGATGAACCGCATCAGCCGGCCCAGCCCGGCCAGCCCGAGCCCGAGCTGCATGACGCCGGCGAGCAGCACGGTCGCGATGAGGTACTCCATGCCGTGCGACGCCACCAGTGGCGCGATGACCAGCGCGGTCGCACCCGCGGCGCCGGAGACCATCGCCGGCCGGCCGCCGAGCACGGCCGCGGTGATCGCCATCGTGAAGCTGGTGAACAGCCCCACCCGCGGGTCGACGCCTGCGAGCACCGAGAAGGACAATGCCTCGGGGATCATCGCCAGCGCGACGACCAGCCCCGCCACCACCTCGGTGCGCAGCAGCCGGGGCGAGCGCAGGACGCTCAGGACCGAGGGGCTGGCGGACGCGGCGGGAGTGACGGGCACCGGAGAAGGCTAGGAGCCTCTTCACCTCACCCGTGAACCGGCGGCCCCGGGGCGGGACGCCGACCCGTCACTTTCTCGGCCCTTTTCTCGGCGTGTCGGCGAGGGATCGACGGGTCGACCGAGGATGGACTGAGGCCATGACCCCGGACTTCCGCGCCGACCGGGTCGGCACCGCCCTCGCGGGCACCAACCCGACCGTGCTGCGCCGGTTGCGCGCCGGGTTCGCGGTGATCGGCGACAACCAGCACCTGCCGGGCTACTGCGTGCTGCTCAGCGACACGCCTGGCGTCGACCAGCTGACCGACCTTCCCCCGGAGCGCCAGCTGGTGTTCCTCGAGGACATGGCGATCCTGGGCCGAGCCGTCTCCGCGGTCTGCGCGCGTCGCGACCCGGACGGGTTCCGACGGATCAACCTGGAGATCCAGGGCAACACCGACGCGTTCCTGCACGCCCACGTGACGCCGCGCTACCACGACGAGCCGGCCGCCGTACGGGGCTGGCCGGCCGCCCTGTGGCACTGGGAGAATCTGGTCCCGGCCGCGCCCGCCCTCGACCCGTCGTACGACGAACTCCGCCGCGAGCTCGGCGCGGAGATCGACCACCAGCTCGCGCTGGCCGCGGACTGACCCGTCAATCGTTCGCCGACACACCGCGAAATCCGCCGAGAAAGTGACGGGTCGCGCTCAGGGGCGGGTCATCGATTCCACGTCGAGGGCCTCGTCCAGCTGCTGCTCGGTGAGCTCGCCACGGTCGACGTAGCCCAGGGCGAGGACGGTCTCGCGGATGGTGGCGCCGTCGGCGAGGGCCTTCTTGGCGACCTTGGCGGCAGCCTCGTAGCCGAGGTACTTGTTCAGGGGGGTGACGACCGAGGGGGAGGACTCGGCGTACTGGCGCATCCGCTCGGGGTTGGCGGTGATGCCGTCGACACAGCGCTCGGCAAGCACCCGGGAGGCGGCGGCGAGCAGGC encodes the following:
- a CDS encoding Fic family protein, producing the protein MIPGTSVLANKLGLTTSAELRDAENDLLEARVAELRASPLIVRQTFDAAHLCGLHRQLFQDVYEWAGQLRKVGISRNGESFVPPSNIMQPLSHFAQRIAESNRLADVTEAGLAAEIAYLYDYANYAHPFREGNGRTQREFFDQLLACSGRGLAWDTIDMKRLHEACHQARKEVDSDLGLLEQLFADLLTDDPAY
- a CDS encoding SulP family inorganic anion transporter, with protein sequence MPVTPAASASPSVLSVLRSPRLLRTEVVAGLVVALAMIPEALSFSVLAGVDPRVGLFTSFTMAITAAVLGGRPAMVSGAAGATALVIAPLVASHGMEYLIATVLLAGVMQLGLGLAGLGRLMRFIPRSVMVGFVNALCILIFAAQVPHLVGDGGAVYALAVLAILVLVLLPRLTRVVPAPLVAVLLLAVLVAAGGLDVPLLSGEGELPSSLPGLVWPDVPMTGDTMGVIAPYALAMALVGLMESLMTAKLVDDLTDTRSSKTREALGQGGANLVTGFFGGMGGCAMIGQTMVNVKEAGARTRVSAFMTGVWLLVLVVGLGETVGRIPMVALACVMVVVAVTTFDWHSVRPATLRRMPRSETAVMIVTVAVVVATENLAIGVVAGVLVAMMLFARRVAHLAEVTRELSPDGRTATYRVTGELFFASSNDLYTQFEYAADPPRVVVDLSDSHVWDASTVAALDAVETKYAARGVSLEIVGLNAASAAMHARLSGNLG
- a CDS encoding lytic transglycosylase domain-containing protein, which translates into the protein MTADAPKKAIRTTLVMSSLAVAATGATVSAGLLGSAPASVTIAAADLGSTTVPHLASSGAGASAATDAGDAAETGAAASAAESAPAAEAPARTPVLSRSDRREAADPAKVAALSQDEGGAMSVTESLSDDNPRDIARALLGEFGFSGDQFSCLDSLWTRESNWTWNADNPSSSAYGIPQALPGSKMSSAGADWETNPATQIRWGLGYIDDRYGSPCGAWGHSQSHGWY
- a CDS encoding diadenosine tetraphosphate hydrolase translates to MTPDFRADRVGTALAGTNPTVLRRLRAGFAVIGDNQHLPGYCVLLSDTPGVDQLTDLPPERQLVFLEDMAILGRAVSAVCARRDPDGFRRINLEIQGNTDAFLHAHVTPRYHDEPAAVRGWPAALWHWENLVPAAPALDPSYDELRRELGAEIDHQLALAAD
- a CDS encoding PhoH family protein — its product is MPSQTKKNQRSAPAPATGARTYVLDTSVLLADPGALKRFAEHEVVLPVVVITELEGKRHHPELGFFARAALRMLDELRIIHGRLDEPVPVGEEGGSVRVELNHTDPAALPSGFRLGDNDTRILAVAKNLADEGAAVTLVSKDLPLRIKASAVGLDAEEYRGEAISESDTGYSGMAELDVEAAELDELYDDGVLDLQVARDLPCHQGLVLLSDRGTALGRVGADKQVHLVRGDREAFGLHGRSAEQRIALEMLLDPEVGIVSLGGRAGTGKSALALCAGLEAVMERRQHKKVVVFRPLFAVGGQELGYLPGSESEKMSPWGQAVFDTLGAMTSRDVIDEILDRGMLEVLPLTHIRGRSLQDAFVIVDEAQSLERNVLLTVLSRIGANSKVVLTHDVAQRDNLRVGRHDGVVAVIDKLKGHPLFAHVTLTRSERSPIAALVTEMLENVTL